From Bacteroidota bacterium:
GGAAATGAATACTGTTGAATTTCAAAAAGAAATAAAGAACTGGGAATGGAACTGGGTAAACAGTCAAAAAGATTATCCTGTAAAACCATCCGGCGATTGCATAAAAACGGTGCAAGCATTATATAAAAAATACAGGAAAATTGTATAGTTCTTTTAAAAGTAATCTATACGGAATAGAATTTTAACTCAAAATCATGTTTAGAATCCTGAAAGGGATAAGGTATTTTTTCTTCTTCTGCAAAATGAAGATTGAAAGGAAGAATCTGTAAAAAATTTAAATTAAAAACTTAATTAATGAGTAAAAAAATATTTATTCTTTTTCTGATCGCCTGTATTCCCTTTTCAGGATTTACTCAGCAAAGTCCGGTAGATTTGGTTTATCCCTATTTGGATTCGGCTCATTCACGCTGGTTTTTCTTTTCATCTGCCTGCCAACCCTTTGGAATGGTAAGTCTGTTCCCTGACAACAATTTAAGCGAGGATTGGAACAGTGGCTACCGTTATGCCACAGATACCATAAAGGATTTCAGTCATATCCATGAGTGGCAGTTATCGGGTGTTGCCGTGATGCCGGTGAGTTTTTCCAAATCTGATGTACCTTACTTACTAAAAGATTATTCTTCAAGTTTTTTGCATAAAGAAGAAATCGTCATGCCGGGTTATCATTCAGTTATTCTTAGCCGTTACAAAATAAAAGCTGAACTTACAGCAACCAACAGGGTTGGGGTACATCGTTATACTTTTCCGGCTGGCAAAAATGCAGGGATAGTCTTTCAATTAGGCGGCCACCTGGGTCCGTCCGAAATTCCCCATGCAGAATTCAGGCAAACAGGCAGGTACGAAATACGGGGATATATGGTTAACGCACCAACCATTCGCCGGCCTAAAAATGCCACTGTATATTTCAGTGCTGTGTTCAATTGTCCCATTAAAACCACTTATTTATCCGGGGAGGGAAAAATTACAACTGGCTTAAAACAATGGGGTGGGAAGAATGGTAAGCTTCTGGTTGAACTTGATAACAAAAATCATAAACCTGTATTAATGAAAGTAGGCTTGTCATTCACCAGCGAAGAAGAAGCGGCTTTAAACCTGAAGGCTGAAATGCCAGATTGGAATTTCGAGAAAGTAAAATCTGCAGCCATTGAAAAATGGAACAATATGCTGGGCCGGATTCAGATTGAAGGAGGTACTTTAGAACAGCAACGGCGGTTTTATACCGACCTCTGGCATGCTATTATGGGACGCCGCATCATCAGCGACTATGACGGAAAATATTGCGATTGCACCGGAACAAAAAATGTTATCCGCCAGCTTCCCCTTGACAAAAAAGGCAAACCAAAATTTAACATGTACAATTCAGATGCTTTCTGGGGCGCACAATGGACATTAAACACCCTGTGGCAACTGGTTTATCCTGAAATCG
This genomic window contains:
- a CDS encoding alpha-N-acetylglucosaminidase C-terminal domain-containing protein, translated to MNTVEFQKEIKNWEWNWVNSQKDYPVKPSGDCIKTVQALYKKYRKIV